Genomic DNA from Chitinophaga lutea:
TCCGCAAGCAGTCGGTAGAATTGCTTGAAAACTTCACCGAACTGAAGTAACCCCAATGCCTGTCGGGTTTGTTCTATTTTGACAGGCGTAGTGTGGGTACATTTGTCGTGTTTAATAACCATTCATTTGACCGCTATATGTTCGTAAATCTTGTTTTAGCACTCACCTCCGTGGCCTCTGCATTGATGGCCGGCCTTTTTTATGCGTATTCCTGCTCTGTGAGCCCCGGTCTCGGCCGCCTGAGCGATGCGGAGTATATCCGCTCCATGCAGCACATCAACCGCGCCATCCTGAACCCGGTGTTCTATGTGGGGTTCATGGGAACGTTGTTATTATTGCCCCTCAGCACTTACCTGCATTACGGGCAGCCGCTCACCGTACGTTTCTGGTGCCTTGCCGCGGCCACACTGGTGTATGCAGTAGGGGTGTTCGGTGTAACGGTGGCTGTGAATGTACCGCTGAACGAAGCGCTGGACGCTTTCAATACCCAATCCGCTTCCCTTTCCGAAATCGCAGCGCGCAGGGCAGGATTTGAAGCGCGCTGGAACAGTTTCAATACGGTGCGCACGGTGTCTGCCATTGCAGCTACGGCGCTGGTGGCGATCGGGTGTATTTATCGCGAGGCTTAACGATTGTTTTAAAATGAAGCGGCGCTTCCGGTGGGGAAGCGCCGCTTTTTTGTTCACTGGTACCAGGTCTGTTACAGCATTTGTTTTCAGGTTATTCCGCTTAGCGGTTACAAACTTCTCACATAGTCTTTCAACACCACCCTTTTCCGTTGCAGCAGTCCTTCCAGTGCGCCGTCTACATGTGCGAATTCTCCTGCTTTTACGCTGTCTGCCATGCTGATGTAGAAATCCACTGCAATAGGCGGCATTTCCAGTTTGACCAGTTCGTCGCGGAAAGCGCTGGCGGGGATGTCGGTGTAGCTGGCGGGTAAACCTTTTTCGGATGCCAGCAGCGTGGCGATGTCGCTGAAAGAGTACGCACCGGTACCGGTGATGTCGTATGCTGCGTTGGCGTGTTTTTCACCGGCTGCCAGCACATTGGCAAGCGCTTCGGCGATGTCGGTACGGGCAACGAAGCTGACCTTGCCTTCGCCGGCAGGGTAGAAGATCTGCCCGTCTTCCATCGCGCTGCCGATAAACTGGGGAATGGTTTCCATGTACATGCTGTTGCGGAAAAACGTATAGGTGATGCCGGATGCCCGGATGGCGTTTTCCGTGTGCTGATTGGTCTGCGAACCGAAGAAGATAGGCTGGCTGCCGGGGTTGACGGTGCTGGTGTACACGATGTGTTGCACGCCCGCTCCACTGGCGGCATCCACCACGTTTTTCTCCTGTTGCGTGGCATGGTCGCCGTAGCTGGCGGACGAGATCTGCAGCAGCGTTTTTACACCGCTCAGCGCATCGCGCAGCGAGGCGGCATCGTCGTAGTCGGCTACCCGTACCTGTATGCCGGGAAAATCTTTCATTTTTTCAGGATCCCTTACCACGGCGATGATGTTGGCAGGGTCGATCTTGTTGATCAGAAATCCGATGGTGGCTTTGCCTAAGTGGCCGCTGGCTCCGGTAATGGCTATCATGGTATTTTTTTTTAACAAAATTAGGAGGAGGGGAACGGGGAAAATAGAACAAAACCGACAGTGCTGGAAAATAGAAGTATTTACTGATATTGCATGGTATGCCGTCATCTCAAATGTAAGCGATATATGCCAATCAACGAAACGCCCGACAATAACGCACTGCACGCCATGCTGGCCGGTAAATCAGCCACAACCCTCGCCCTGTTCGATCATTTTGTGGCTGAATTCGGCAGAATCGGTGACGTACAGCTATTTCCGGCGAAAACCATGATTGGGGTAGCAAATGCACAGAAAAGGATCGCCTACGTTACTCAGCTGGGCAAAAACTTCGTGCATGTGGTATTCCCGTTTAAAAAGCCTTATAACGACAATCTCTGTTTCCAGAAAATTGCGCAAGTGCCTGGCGATCAGCATCAGTTCAATCACCATTTCCGGATGTACCATCCGGATGACGTGAACGACGAAGTAAAAACGTATATGCGGCTGGCTTTTACCGGTGAAAAGGCTTAAATCGCCGCAAATGCCCATCCGCGGGGCAATTACGGCCGTCTGCTTGTTAAGGGCTGGTTAATCGAGACCACCGGGACAGCGTTTACGGAGTATTTTATAGCGTTCACGGAATACCGCTTTGTACCGGTTATTTACAGGCTTATCTTTACATCGGTTTTTCATAGGATATGGTTAAAAATATTGAAGGGCGGTATTCTTACCGCCCTTGTTTTTTCTCCGCCTTTCCGCGCGTAACACTCCATCATCGCATTACAACATTCCAATACACAATTCCGCACGTTCCCCTGATATTTTATATCGTTCACGGAATACCGCTTTGTACCGGTTATTTACAGGCTTATCTTTACATCGGTTTTTCATAGGATATGGTTAAAAATATTGAAGGGCGGTATTCTTACCGCCCTTGTTTTTTTGCCTTTCCACCCGCAGCACTCCATCACCACATTACAAACATTATAATACACAATTCCGCACGTTCCCCTGATATTTTATAGCGTTCACGGAATACCGCTTTGCACCGGTTATTTGCGGCTTATCTTTACATCGGTTTTTCATAGGATATGGTTAAAAATATTGAAGGGCGGTATTCTTACCGCCCTTGTTTTTTTCCTTCGGTCAGGCATACACTGCATCACTACTTCAGAACACACAATTTCCCGCGTTCCCTTGGTATTTTCCAGCATTCACGGAATATCATTTTACCCTGCTACTTCACGGCTTATCTTTATATCGGTTTTTCATAGGATATGGTTAAAAATTTGGAAGGGCGGTATTCTTACCGCCTTTATTTTTTCAGAAAGTCCTAACTTACAACCCTACCTGCCCGCGTTATGGAAAACATGCTCATTCAATATATCCGCTCTATTGTTACGGTGCCGCCTGCGGAGGCGGAAAAATTGCTGGATTTGGGGAAAGCTGTCTCTGTCCGTAAGGGCGATTATTTTATACACGAAGGACAGATACCCCGCAAATTTGCATTTGTCGGCAAAGGCCTGTTCCGGTATCTGTATGTAGATGGAGAGGGGAGGGAATACACGAAGAATTTCATGCCGGAA
This window encodes:
- a CDS encoding DUF5655 domain-containing protein → MPINETPDNNALHAMLAGKSATTLALFDHFVAEFGRIGDVQLFPAKTMIGVANAQKRIAYVTQLGKNFVHVVFPFKKPYNDNLCFQKIAQVPGDQHQFNHHFRMYHPDDVNDEVKTYMRLAFTGEKA
- a CDS encoding anthrone oxygenase family protein, encoding MFVNLVLALTSVASALMAGLFYAYSCSVSPGLGRLSDAEYIRSMQHINRAILNPVFYVGFMGTLLLLPLSTYLHYGQPLTVRFWCLAAATLVYAVGVFGVTVAVNVPLNEALDAFNTQSASLSEIAARRAGFEARWNSFNTVRTVSAIAATALVAIGCIYREA
- a CDS encoding SDR family oxidoreductase, with the translated sequence MIAITGASGHLGKATIGFLINKIDPANIIAVVRDPEKMKDFPGIQVRVADYDDAASLRDALSGVKTLLQISSASYGDHATQQEKNVVDAASGAGVQHIVYTSTVNPGSQPIFFGSQTNQHTENAIRASGITYTFFRNSMYMETIPQFIGSAMEDGQIFYPAGEGKVSFVARTDIAEALANVLAAGEKHANAAYDITGTGAYSFSDIATLLASEKGLPASYTDIPASAFRDELVKLEMPPIAVDFYISMADSVKAGEFAHVDGALEGLLQRKRVVLKDYVRSL